A genome region from Nocardia sp. NBC_00565 includes the following:
- a CDS encoding DUF427 domain-containing protein, which translates to MTDDMRGRVKVATSQKRVRVYLGGQLVADTARPVLVWESPHYPTYYLPVADLHAKLEPNGTSKNSPSRGTATGYDVVVDGATAAGAALRYHDSPLPELNELVRLEWNAMDEWFEEDEPVYVHARDPYSRVDILASSRHVRVEIDGTTVADSHSPRILFETGLPARYYLPLPDVRLDLLKPSPTHTSCPYKGTADYWTVHIADHEYPDYVWGYRTPLPESQKIAGLVCFYNEKVDIYLDGDLQERPKTPFS; encoded by the coding sequence ATGACTGATGACATGCGCGGTCGGGTCAAGGTAGCGACCAGCCAGAAGCGCGTCCGGGTCTATCTAGGCGGCCAACTGGTCGCCGATACCGCCCGGCCGGTCCTGGTGTGGGAGAGCCCGCACTACCCGACCTACTATCTGCCGGTCGCGGATCTGCACGCGAAGCTCGAGCCGAACGGCACCAGCAAGAATTCCCCCAGCCGCGGCACGGCCACCGGATACGACGTGGTTGTCGACGGCGCCACCGCGGCGGGCGCGGCACTGCGCTATCACGACTCCCCGCTGCCCGAGCTGAACGAGCTCGTGCGGCTGGAGTGGAATGCCATGGACGAGTGGTTCGAGGAGGACGAGCCGGTCTACGTGCACGCCCGCGACCCGTATTCCCGGGTCGACATCCTCGCCAGCTCCCGCCACGTCCGCGTGGAAATCGACGGCACCACTGTCGCCGACTCCCACTCACCCCGCATCCTGTTCGAAACCGGCCTCCCCGCACGGTATTATCTGCCGCTGCCCGACGTCCGATTGGACCTGCTGAAGCCGTCGCCGACGCACACCAGCTGCCCCTACAAGGGCACCGCCGACTACTGGACCGTCCACATCGCCGACCACGAATATCCGGACTACGTGTGGGGCTACCGGACGCCGCTGCCCGAGAGCCAAAAAATCGCCGGACTGGTCTGCTTCTACAACGAAAAAGTCGACATCTACCTCGACGGCGACCTACAGGAACGTCCGAAGACGCCCTTCAGCTGA
- a CDS encoding MarR family winged helix-turn-helix transcriptional regulator: MADDIVVNLLVTAGRLTRLAGVISGDDLPRAVMRALAVLDEHGAVRVSEFARIDRCSQPAATALIGKLVADGFAARHKDPDDSRAVVVELTPAGRTRLTEARRAFGEAMAPGLAAFDIDRLARLETDMKELLEALKNSLPKHLPSGR, from the coding sequence GTGGCAGATGACATCGTGGTCAACCTACTCGTCACCGCAGGTCGGCTGACCCGGCTGGCCGGGGTGATCAGCGGTGACGACCTACCACGCGCGGTGATGCGAGCACTTGCGGTGCTCGACGAACACGGTGCCGTGCGGGTCAGCGAATTCGCCCGTATCGATCGATGTTCCCAACCGGCGGCAACGGCGCTGATCGGTAAGCTCGTCGCGGATGGTTTCGCTGCCCGGCACAAGGACCCGGATGATTCCCGGGCCGTCGTCGTCGAGCTCACCCCGGCCGGACGTACCCGATTGACCGAGGCGCGCCGCGCCTTCGGCGAGGCGATGGCGCCCGGGCTGGCCGCTTTCGATATCGATCGGCTGGCTCGCCTGGAGACCGATATGAAGGAACTGCTGGAAGCCCTGAAGAATTCGTTACCGAAGCACCTGCCGTCGGGGCGGTAG
- a CDS encoding acyl-CoA dehydrogenase family protein: MNELQEFTESVRALLGKHAGSAAVRAGMATELGYDENLWRLLCEQIGVGALAIPEEYGGFGASLFESLLVVGELGRTLAGVPMLGSAVLGAQAVLLSGDTEACERLLPEVAEGTRTIAVCWAGAGGWDEPGVHAEDGTLSGTAHYVLDGLNADTLVVVTSIGLFEVEAGAVGVTRRAVPTMDPTRKLAEVTFAAVPARRLGAADPVVITARLHEIAWAAVAAEQVGAAEYCLEMTVEYTKSRVQFGRAIGSFQALKHRMADMYVLVESAKSASRAATVAVAEQSPSAAEDVWAARVQCSEAFTTIVAEMVQLHGGIAITWEHDAHLFFKRAHGDAQLFGQPRRPLTQPA; the protein is encoded by the coding sequence ATGAATGAGCTGCAGGAGTTCACCGAGTCGGTGCGTGCGCTGCTCGGCAAGCATGCCGGGTCGGCCGCGGTCCGCGCCGGAATGGCGACAGAACTCGGCTACGACGAGAACCTGTGGCGGCTGCTGTGCGAGCAGATCGGTGTCGGCGCGCTGGCGATTCCGGAGGAATACGGCGGGTTCGGTGCGAGTCTGTTCGAATCGCTGCTGGTGGTAGGCGAATTGGGGCGCACGCTGGCCGGGGTGCCGATGCTCGGTTCGGCGGTGCTCGGTGCGCAGGCGGTGTTGCTGTCGGGCGACACCGAGGCGTGTGAGCGGCTGCTGCCCGAGGTTGCCGAAGGTACTCGCACGATCGCGGTGTGCTGGGCGGGGGCAGGCGGTTGGGATGAGCCCGGTGTGCACGCCGAGGACGGAACATTGTCCGGTACAGCGCATTACGTACTCGACGGGTTGAATGCCGACACTCTTGTCGTGGTTACCTCGATCGGACTGTTCGAAGTCGAGGCGGGTGCCGTCGGCGTGACCCGGCGCGCCGTCCCGACCATGGACCCGACCCGCAAGCTCGCCGAAGTCACCTTCGCCGCGGTGCCCGCGCGGCGGCTCGGTGCCGCGGATCCTGTGGTCATCACCGCGCGCCTGCATGAAATCGCTTGGGCGGCAGTGGCTGCCGAACAGGTGGGCGCGGCCGAGTACTGCCTGGAGATGACGGTCGAGTACACCAAATCCCGTGTGCAGTTCGGGCGGGCGATCGGCAGTTTTCAGGCGCTCAAGCACCGCATGGCGGATATGTATGTGCTGGTGGAATCGGCCAAATCCGCCTCGCGGGCGGCGACGGTCGCGGTGGCGGAGCAGAGCCCGTCGGCGGCGGAGGATGTCTGGGCGGCGCGGGTGCAGTGTTCGGAGGCGTTCACGACCATCGTCGCGGAGATGGTGCAGTTGCACGGCGGGATCGCCATTACCTGGGAACACGACGCGCATCTGTTCTTCAAACGGGCGCACGGCGATGCGCAGCTGTTCGGGCAACCACGCAGGCCACTGACTCAGCCCGCGTAG
- a CDS encoding acyl-CoA dehydrogenase family protein has protein sequence MRFALSPEQLDFGTSLRKLLDAGRTPAAVRAWATGDPRPGRGLIRQLAGAGVFGLAVEERHGGVGAEPIDLVVAFQEIGRAAAPGPLVETAAAIPALLQALPDTALAARWLPGFADGAALGTLAFAAPEHGRVALDADTAEVVLIADGNKVCTAHRAGLMRSVDPARRLFVVEADDVVAEGDQVPEAVAVAFDTGALANAAQLLGAGRALLAAATEYAKQRKQFGKPIGEFQAVKQKLADVLIGLDLAEPLLYRAALTMGESTRSRDVSAAVIACGDAAYRAARAALQVHGAIGYTAEYDLSLWLTKVTALRSAWGTPDLHRSRIARALRDEVVRERALRGTA, from the coding sequence ATGAGATTCGCGCTCAGCCCGGAACAACTCGACTTCGGCACCAGCCTGCGCAAGCTGCTGGATGCCGGGCGGACACCTGCCGCGGTGCGCGCGTGGGCCACCGGCGATCCCCGGCCCGGCCGCGGACTCATCCGGCAGCTGGCCGGTGCGGGCGTGTTCGGCCTTGCCGTCGAGGAGCGTCACGGCGGCGTCGGCGCGGAGCCGATCGATCTGGTCGTCGCGTTCCAGGAGATCGGCCGGGCCGCCGCGCCCGGACCGCTGGTGGAGACGGCCGCCGCGATACCCGCACTGCTGCAAGCCCTTCCGGATACCGCGCTGGCCGCGCGTTGGCTGCCCGGTTTCGCGGACGGCGCGGCGCTGGGCACACTGGCGTTCGCCGCACCCGAGCACGGCAGGGTCGCGTTGGACGCGGATACCGCCGAGGTGGTGTTGATCGCGGACGGCAATAAGGTATGCACGGCGCATCGAGCGGGTCTGATGCGGTCGGTCGATCCGGCGCGGCGGCTGTTCGTTGTGGAAGCCGATGACGTGGTCGCCGAGGGCGATCAGGTGCCGGAAGCCGTTGCGGTCGCATTCGATACCGGGGCACTGGCGAATGCCGCACAGCTGCTCGGCGCGGGTCGGGCGCTATTGGCGGCCGCGACCGAATATGCCAAGCAACGCAAGCAGTTCGGCAAGCCGATCGGTGAATTCCAGGCCGTGAAGCAGAAGTTGGCCGATGTGCTGATCGGGCTGGATCTGGCGGAGCCGCTGCTCTACCGTGCGGCGCTCACCATGGGAGAGTCGACGCGCAGCCGCGATGTGTCGGCGGCTGTGATCGCCTGTGGTGACGCGGCGTATCGCGCGGCGCGGGCGGCGCTACAGGTGCACGGCGCGATCGGGTACACCGCCGAGTACGACCTGTCACTGTGGTTGACCAAGGTGACCGCACTCCGGTCGGCTTGGGGCACACCGGATCTGCACCGCTCGCGGATCGCTCGGGCGCTGCGCGACGAAGTGGTTCGGGAGCGTGCGTTGCGGGGTACCGCATGA
- a CDS encoding acyl-CoA dehydrogenase family protein has product MDLELDQATREFQQEVRDFLAANKPAQPLPSMDTKAGFEAHRAWERTLADARLSVVSWQREYGGRDASLLEWVLFEQEYYAAGAPGRVSQNGIFLLAPTLFEHGTPEQLDRIMPRMARGDDIWAQAWSEPEAGSDLAGIRSTARRTTGGWLLSGQKTWSSRASFADWAFGLFRSDPEAERHRGLTYVMFPLSADGVSVRPIPQLDGEPGFAEIFLDDVFVPDRDVIGEPGAGWRVAMSTSSNERGLSLRSPGRFSATAQRLIDLWLDSSDRTNTAQRDAVVDAWIGSEAYRLHTFGTVTRLNEGGKLGAESSITKVFWSELDIAMHETALDVLGGAAERSGPWTDGYLFSLSGPIYAGTNEIQRNIIAERLLGLPRGSSR; this is encoded by the coding sequence GTGGATCTGGAGCTAGATCAGGCGACTCGGGAATTCCAGCAGGAGGTCCGGGATTTCCTCGCCGCCAACAAACCCGCCCAACCGCTGCCCTCGATGGATACCAAGGCCGGTTTCGAGGCGCATCGCGCATGGGAACGCACCCTCGCCGACGCGCGCCTTTCGGTCGTCTCCTGGCAGCGCGAGTACGGCGGCCGGGACGCCTCACTGCTGGAGTGGGTGCTCTTCGAGCAGGAGTACTACGCCGCCGGCGCGCCGGGGCGAGTCAGTCAGAACGGCATCTTCCTGTTGGCGCCAACACTTTTCGAGCACGGTACGCCCGAACAGCTGGATCGGATCATGCCGCGGATGGCGCGCGGTGACGATATCTGGGCGCAGGCCTGGTCCGAGCCGGAGGCGGGCAGCGATCTCGCCGGTATCCGCTCGACCGCGCGCCGCACCACCGGCGGCTGGCTGCTGAGCGGACAGAAGACCTGGAGTTCGCGAGCGTCGTTCGCGGACTGGGCATTCGGGCTGTTCCGCAGCGATCCCGAGGCCGAACGGCATCGCGGACTCACCTATGTGATGTTCCCGCTGTCGGCGGATGGTGTTTCGGTGCGGCCGATTCCGCAGTTGGACGGGGAACCCGGCTTCGCGGAGATCTTCCTCGACGACGTCTTCGTCCCGGATCGCGATGTGATCGGCGAGCCCGGTGCGGGCTGGCGAGTCGCGATGAGTACATCGAGCAATGAGCGCGGGCTGTCGCTGCGCAGCCCGGGCCGCTTCAGCGCGACCGCACAGCGGCTGATCGATCTGTGGCTCGACTCCAGCGATCGCACCAATACCGCACAGCGCGACGCGGTGGTGGACGCCTGGATCGGCAGCGAAGCGTATCGGCTGCACACCTTCGGCACGGTCACCCGGTTGAACGAGGGCGGCAAACTCGGCGCGGAATCGTCGATCACCAAGGTGTTCTGGTCCGAACTCGATATCGCCATGCACGAAACCGCGTTGGACGTGCTCGGCGGCGCCGCCGAACGGTCCGGGCCGTGGACCGACGGCTATCTCTTCTCGCTGTCCGGCCCGATCTACGCCGGTACCAACGAGATTCAGCGCAATATCATCGCCGAGCGGCTGCTCGGACTACCGAGAGGGAGCAGCCGATGA
- a CDS encoding enoyl-CoA hydratase: protein MSEENGVPDEGDVVTYEKRGAVAVVTLNRPDYRNAQNSVMTYALDAAFERAVEDAEVKVIVLAGNGKHFSAGHDIGTPGRDHHVRYPNKAALWWDHVDRVGGDQRFARETEVYLGMCRRWREIPKPTIAMVQGACIAGGLMLAWVCDLIIAADDAFFSDPVVRMGIPGVEYFAHPWVMGPRAAKEFLFTGDRFDAAQAKEWGMVNRVVPRDELENETLALAEKIATMPQFGLALTKKAVNQAEDLMGMRAGMDSVFGLHHFAHAHNAEVGADPLGGMNAKSMKANATQPKSEQNGTA from the coding sequence ATGTCCGAGGAGAACGGTGTTCCTGATGAAGGAGATGTCGTCACCTATGAAAAGCGTGGTGCCGTCGCCGTTGTCACGCTGAACCGGCCGGACTACCGCAACGCGCAGAACTCGGTGATGACCTACGCCCTCGACGCGGCATTCGAGCGTGCCGTCGAGGACGCCGAGGTCAAGGTGATCGTGCTGGCGGGCAACGGCAAACACTTCAGCGCCGGGCACGATATCGGAACTCCGGGACGCGATCACCATGTGCGCTACCCGAACAAGGCAGCGCTGTGGTGGGACCATGTGGACCGGGTCGGTGGCGATCAACGCTTCGCCCGCGAGACCGAGGTGTACCTCGGCATGTGCCGGCGCTGGCGGGAAATCCCCAAGCCGACCATCGCCATGGTGCAGGGCGCGTGTATCGCGGGCGGGCTCATGCTGGCCTGGGTCTGTGATCTGATCATCGCCGCCGATGACGCGTTCTTCTCCGATCCCGTTGTCCGCATGGGTATTCCGGGTGTGGAGTACTTCGCGCATCCGTGGGTGATGGGGCCGCGCGCGGCCAAGGAGTTCCTGTTCACCGGGGACCGGTTCGACGCGGCGCAGGCCAAGGAGTGGGGCATGGTCAATCGGGTCGTGCCGCGCGACGAACTCGAGAACGAAACCCTCGCACTGGCCGAAAAGATCGCCACCATGCCGCAATTCGGGCTCGCACTGACCAAGAAGGCGGTCAACCAGGCCGAGGATCTGATGGGCATGCGCGCGGGTATGGATTCGGTGTTCGGCCTGCATCACTTCGCGCACGCGCACAATGCCGAGGTCGGTGCGGACCCGCTGGGCGGGATGAACGCCAAATCGATGAAGGCCAATGCGACACAGCCGAAGTCCGAGCAGAACGGGACAGCGTAG
- a CDS encoding FadD3 family acyl-CoA ligase translates to MTTPAQTTPMALHDAARTFGAAPALGDGTVRLDWTQLLSAVQQVARALIARGVRSGDRVAMWAPNTHHWVIAALGAHYAGAALVPLNTRYVADEAADVLARIDAKALFIAGTFLGRDRLAELRTAAPDLRIDTVVVIPVESDTETTDADALNWSQLAGIAETVSLAAAVERAESVDPEDISDILFTSGTTGRSKGTLVAHRQALSVVRAWAECTTVHSDDRYLVISPFFHNFGYKAGILVCLVTGATIIPQVVFDVPTAMRLIGEEKITVLPGPPTIYQTILDFPDRAKFDLSTLRIAATGAATVPVVLIERMRSELEFDIVITAYGLSEAAGFGTMCRPDDDAETIANTCGRPIADFELRLSDAGEVLLRGPNVMLGYLNDPESTAETIDADGWLHTGDIGTIDERGYLKITDRLKDMYISGGFNVYPAEIEQALARLDGVAESAVIGVPDTRMGEVGKAYVVRKPGSTLTEDQVLAHATTVLANFKVPRFIEFRDQLPYSAAGKVLKRQLREEKS, encoded by the coding sequence GTGACAACCCCTGCACAGACGACACCCATGGCACTGCACGACGCCGCGCGCACCTTCGGCGCAGCGCCCGCCCTCGGCGACGGCACGGTCCGACTGGACTGGACGCAGTTGCTGTCGGCAGTGCAGCAGGTGGCGCGGGCGCTGATCGCCCGTGGGGTGCGGTCGGGCGATCGGGTCGCCATGTGGGCGCCCAATACCCACCACTGGGTGATCGCCGCGTTGGGCGCGCACTATGCGGGGGCGGCGTTGGTTCCGCTCAACACGCGTTATGTCGCCGACGAGGCAGCCGATGTGCTGGCCCGAATCGACGCGAAGGCGCTGTTCATCGCGGGCACCTTCCTCGGCCGCGACCGGCTCGCCGAATTGCGCACCGCCGCACCGGATCTGCGCATCGACACGGTGGTCGTGATTCCGGTCGAATCGGATACCGAAACCACCGACGCGGACGCACTGAACTGGTCCCAATTGGCCGGTATCGCCGAAACCGTCTCCTTGGCGGCGGCGGTAGAACGCGCGGAATCGGTTGACCCCGAGGATATTTCCGACATCCTGTTCACCTCGGGCACTACCGGGCGCAGCAAGGGCACCTTGGTCGCGCACCGGCAGGCACTGTCGGTGGTGCGGGCCTGGGCCGAGTGCACCACGGTGCACAGCGACGATCGCTATCTGGTGATCAGCCCGTTCTTCCACAACTTCGGTTACAAGGCCGGAATCCTGGTATGTCTGGTGACCGGGGCGACGATCATTCCGCAGGTGGTGTTCGACGTGCCGACCGCCATGCGGCTGATCGGCGAAGAGAAGATCACCGTGCTCCCCGGGCCGCCCACCATCTACCAGACCATCCTCGACTTTCCGGACCGCGCCAAGTTCGATCTCAGCACGCTGCGGATCGCCGCGACCGGTGCGGCAACCGTGCCGGTGGTATTGATCGAGCGGATGCGCTCCGAACTCGAATTCGACATCGTCATCACGGCATATGGTCTTTCCGAGGCCGCCGGTTTCGGCACCATGTGCCGACCGGACGATGACGCCGAGACCATCGCGAATACCTGCGGACGCCCGATCGCCGACTTCGAACTGCGGCTCAGTGACGCGGGTGAGGTGCTGCTGCGCGGCCCGAATGTGATGCTCGGCTATCTCAATGATCCCGAAAGCACCGCGGAGACCATCGATGCCGATGGCTGGCTGCACACCGGGGATATCGGCACGATCGACGAGCGCGGCTATCTGAAGATCACCGACCGGCTCAAGGATATGTACATCTCCGGCGGATTCAATGTGTACCCGGCGGAGATCGAACAGGCACTCGCGCGGCTCGACGGTGTCGCGGAATCCGCGGTCATCGGCGTACCCGATACCCGAATGGGCGAGGTGGGCAAGGCCTACGTGGTGCGCAAACCGGGTTCGACGCTGACCGAGGACCAGGTATTGGCGCACGCGACAACGGTTCTCGCCAACTTCAAGGTCCCCCGGTTCATCGAATTCCGCGATCAGCTGCCCTACAGCGCGGCCGGGAAAGTGCTCAAGCGTCAACTACGTGAGGAGAAGTCGTAA
- a CDS encoding acyl-CoA dehydrogenase family protein — protein MVAIQASDSDKGGGPEGQGGGNNTAAQDARFSAEVREWLAENLDGEFRELRGLGGPGREHEAFEERLAWDRHLAAAGWTCLGWPEEWGGRAASVRQQVIFHEEYAKANAPARVSHVGEELLGPTVLAFGTQAQKERFLPGVRNVTELWCQGYSEPGAGSDLAAITTSAHLDGAEWSINGQKIWTSLAHVADWCFVVARTEKGSTRHKGLSYLLVPMHQPGIEVRPIIQLTGTSEFNEVFFDNARTAADLVVGEPGDGWRIAMGTLTFERGISTLGQQIRFARELADIEALARRTGAADDPLIADRIDKAWVGLRVLRAHALRTMQDTATDDGGQASVSKLLWANWHRGLGELAMAVLGPAGLVAEENDLNEWQRLYLFTRADTIYGGSNEVQRNIIAERVLGLPREARPS, from the coding sequence GTGGTTGCGATCCAGGCATCAGATTCCGACAAGGGGGGCGGGCCCGAAGGGCAGGGGGGTGGGAACAATACTGCCGCACAGGACGCGCGGTTTTCCGCAGAAGTGCGCGAGTGGTTGGCCGAGAACCTCGACGGCGAGTTCCGCGAACTGCGCGGACTCGGCGGGCCCGGCCGCGAGCACGAGGCCTTCGAGGAACGCCTGGCATGGGACCGGCATCTGGCCGCCGCCGGGTGGACCTGCCTGGGCTGGCCCGAGGAGTGGGGCGGTCGCGCGGCCTCGGTGCGTCAGCAGGTGATCTTCCATGAGGAATACGCCAAAGCGAATGCGCCGGCGCGGGTTTCCCACGTCGGTGAGGAACTGCTCGGTCCGACCGTGCTCGCCTTCGGAACCCAGGCGCAGAAGGAACGCTTCCTGCCCGGGGTCCGGAATGTGACCGAGCTGTGGTGCCAGGGCTACTCCGAACCCGGCGCCGGCTCGGATCTGGCGGCCATCACTACCAGCGCCCATCTCGACGGTGCCGAATGGTCGATCAACGGCCAGAAGATCTGGACCTCGCTGGCGCATGTGGCCGACTGGTGCTTCGTGGTCGCCCGCACCGAGAAGGGTTCGACGCGGCACAAGGGCCTGTCCTACCTGCTGGTTCCGATGCATCAGCCGGGTATCGAGGTGCGCCCGATCATCCAGCTGACCGGCACCTCGGAATTCAACGAGGTCTTCTTCGACAACGCGCGCACCGCGGCGGATCTGGTCGTCGGCGAACCCGGCGACGGCTGGCGCATCGCGATGGGCACGCTGACCTTCGAGCGCGGCATCTCCACCCTCGGCCAGCAGATCCGCTTCGCCCGCGAACTCGCCGATATCGAGGCGCTGGCCCGCCGCACCGGCGCGGCCGACGACCCGCTCATCGCCGACCGGATCGATAAGGCGTGGGTCGGCCTGCGGGTGCTGCGCGCCCACGCACTGCGCACCATGCAGGACACGGCCACCGACGACGGCGGACAGGCCTCGGTCTCGAAGCTGTTGTGGGCGAACTGGCATCGTGGCCTGGGCGAACTGGCCATGGCCGTGCTCGGCCCCGCCGGTCTGGTGGCCGAGGAAAACGATCTCAACGAATGGCAGCGGCTGTATCTGTTCACCCGCGCCGACACCATCTACGGAGGTTCGAACGAAGTGCAGCGCAACATCATCGCCGAGCGCGTGCTCGGCCTGCCGCGGGAGGCGCGTCCCTCATGA
- a CDS encoding SDR family oxidoreductase produces MSGPLSVAPQPVPGHGLLTGRAAVITAAAGTGIGSATARRLLAEGADVVVSDWHERRLAETEIELKAEFPERRVASIACDVQRTEQVDELIRGAATALGRIDIMVNNAGLGGETPVVDMTDEQWDRVLDITLNGTFRCTRAALGYFRNAGHGGVIVNNASVLGWRAQYGQAHYAAAKAGVMALTRCSAIEAAELGVRINAVAPSIARHAFLDKVSSTELLDRLSEGEAFGRAAEPWEVAATIAMLASDYTSYLTGEVVSVSSQRA; encoded by the coding sequence ATGAGCGGTCCACTTTCTGTTGCGCCCCAGCCGGTTCCGGGGCACGGTCTGCTGACCGGCCGGGCCGCCGTGATCACCGCTGCCGCGGGCACCGGCATCGGTTCGGCCACCGCGCGCAGACTGCTCGCCGAAGGCGCGGATGTCGTCGTCTCCGACTGGCACGAGCGGCGGCTGGCCGAAACCGAGATCGAGCTGAAGGCCGAATTCCCGGAGCGCCGGGTCGCCTCGATCGCCTGTGATGTGCAGCGCACCGAGCAGGTCGATGAGCTGATCCGCGGCGCCGCAACGGCATTGGGCCGCATCGACATCATGGTCAACAATGCCGGGCTCGGCGGCGAGACCCCGGTCGTCGATATGACCGACGAGCAGTGGGACCGCGTGCTCGACATCACCCTCAACGGCACCTTCCGCTGCACCCGCGCCGCCCTCGGCTACTTCCGGAACGCCGGCCACGGCGGCGTCATCGTCAACAATGCCAGCGTGCTCGGCTGGCGCGCCCAATACGGCCAGGCCCACTACGCCGCCGCCAAGGCGGGTGTGATGGCCCTGACTCGCTGCAGCGCGATCGAGGCCGCCGAACTCGGCGTCCGGATCAACGCGGTCGCCCCGAGCATCGCCAGGCACGCCTTCCTGGACAAGGTCAGCTCCACCGAACTGCTCGACCGCCTGTCCGAGGGCGAAGCCTTCGGCCGCGCCGCCGAGCCATGGGAAGTCGCCGCCACCATCGCCATGCTCGCGAGCGACTACACCTCGTATCTCACCGGTGAAGTGGTATCCGTCAGCAGCCAGCGAGCCTGA
- a CDS encoding TetR/AcrR family transcriptional regulator, with protein sequence MARVTAPDASKSARRNELLALAAQLFAERGLRATTVRDIADAAGILSGSLYHHFDSKESMVDEILRGFLDELFGRYREIVGSGLSSRDTLEALVTASYESFDRSHAAVAIYQSEAKRLRDSDRFTYIADYNREFRELWHRVLINGVKDGSFRPELDVELAYRFLRDTVWVAVRWYEPGGSITVENLAKQYLTIVLDGLTVPEHTT encoded by the coding sequence ATGGCCCGTGTGACCGCACCCGACGCCTCGAAATCAGCACGGCGCAACGAACTGCTCGCGCTCGCGGCTCAACTGTTCGCCGAACGCGGGCTGCGCGCGACGACCGTGCGGGATATCGCCGATGCGGCCGGGATTCTATCGGGGAGCCTCTATCACCACTTCGATTCCAAGGAATCGATGGTCGACGAGATTCTGCGCGGCTTCCTCGACGAGCTGTTCGGGCGCTACCGGGAAATCGTCGGCTCCGGACTCAGCTCGCGAGATACCTTGGAAGCCTTGGTGACCGCGTCCTATGAGTCCTTCGACCGCTCGCACGCGGCGGTGGCGATCTATCAGTCGGAGGCGAAGCGGCTGCGCGATTCCGACCGGTTCACCTACATCGCCGATTACAACCGCGAATTCCGTGAGCTCTGGCACCGGGTGTTGATCAACGGCGTCAAGGACGGCAGCTTCCGGCCCGAGCTCGACGTCGAACTGGCCTACCGGTTCCTGCGCGACACGGTGTGGGTCGCGGTGCGGTGGTACGAGCCCGGCGGCTCGATCACCGTCGAAAATCTCGCGAAGCAGTACCTGACCATCGTGCTCGACGGACTCACCGTCCCTGAACACACCACGTAG